A segment of the Devriesea agamarum genome:
GATGGCCGAGGTCTCCCGGGGTATTCGTCCCGCTCATCTCGGCCACGCTCCGGGAGACCCGACCCGCAGTTTCTTCACCACCCGATACGGTGGCGTCTCCTGCACGCCGTTTGATAGCGCGAATCTGGCCTTCCATGTGGGTGATCAGCCAGATCAGGTGAAGGTGAACCGGGATCGGCTGCGGATGTTCTGCCAGAAGCCGGTGCTGTTTGTTGACCAAGTGCATTCAGCTGATGTCTACACCGTGCCCGAGGACATTAACCTTCCAGACCTACTCGCCAGGCCCCCGGTCCACGCTGATGCGATAGTGACCCAGCGGCGCGATATCGCGATTGCGGTGATGGTGGCCGACTGTGTTCCCGTGATCATGCGCGATGACGTGAACGGAGTGATCGGGGTAGCGCACGCTGGGCGCCCCGGACTACTCGCCGGTGTGCTGCAAGCCTGTGTCGCAGCCATGCAGGCCTACGGAGCAGACCCGGTTGCCATGGTGGCCGCCGTCGGGCCGTCTGTATGCGGACGATGCTACGAAGTGCCAGCCGATATGCGCGAGATGGCCTGCCAGATCCTGCCGGAGTGTTGGGCTGAAACCTCGTGGAACACTCCGGCTCTGGACCTTCGCGCCGGAGCCCGCTCTGTTCTTCGGTCCCTCGGGCTGAGCGCTGAGAGCATCGATATGGCCCACCCCTGCACGATGGAAGATGACAGGTTTTTCTCCTACCGCAGAGACGGACGGACTGGCCGCTTCGCAGGGGTCGCGGTGCGATGAGTACCGGTATATGGGCACAAAGGCGTCCCAGTTTGTCCCGATCGGATGATCTGTTCGCGAAATTCCCAACAGAGCTGGCGACACGCCGGGTGAAAATGTGCGGTAGGGCTCGTGGTCAGGTACGTTCTGGACAAGGACCGTACTGCACTCCCGTGCTTCCCCAAGTCAACGACGCGTCCGATGTAACGACGAACAGGGAGACCTCACAATGGCCGGCGCACTGCGCAAGACGATGGTTTACCTCGGTTTGGCCGAGGACGACGACAGGTACTACGAGCAGCCTCAAACCAGTGAGCCGCATGCGGTCTCTCCAAGGGCCCAGGAGGTCCGACACGACCAGGAGGAGCGGGAGGCACACGTGACGCCAATCCGGAATCGACAGAATATAGCGCCGGTCCAGATGGCCAGCATCCACGACACAGCTATGCAGCGCATCACTACAATCCATCCGCGCTCGTATAACGACGCCAAAGCGATTGGCGAGTCCTTTAGGGACGGCGTGCCGGTGATTATGAACCTGTCCGATATGGATGACGCCGACGCGAAGCGGATGGTGGACTTCTCTGCGGGTCTGGTGTTCGGGTTGCGCGGCGCTATTGAGCGTGTCACCAACAAAGTTTTCCTCCTCTCGCCAGAACACGTCCAGATTGAGGGCGATGGCAGTGGCGAGGAGAGCAGCTTCTACAACCAGAGCTGATCAGACACCATGCAGCTGATTGTAGGCATCGCATATTTGGCGGTGCTGCTCTACATGATTGCGCTCATCACGAGGTTGGTTCTGGAATGGATTCAGGCCTATGCCCGGGACTTTAGGCCGCGTGGATTAGTGCTGATCCTGTTTGAGGTGGTCTACACCGTGACCGATCCGCCGGTTTCCCTGGCCAGGCGCTTAATTCCGCCGCTCCGGTTTGGGGGCATTGCGCTGGATCTAGGCCTCTTTATCGTGCTGATCCTGTGCTCCGTGATCCTTTCTATTCTCGGAGCGTTGGTGTCATGACCAGCAAAGATAACCAGCTGGCTAGGTTGTGTTCCGAGAACTGTTTCAGCTGCGCCGACATTTCGACTACGCTGATCTATGTACCGTCCATAAGGACGGCCAAGTACCGTCCATAAGGACGGCCAGTCATGATCCGATCCACGAGAAGGTGACCCCATGGCCCTGATGCCCGAGGACCTGCTGAATAAGCGGTTCACCCCGGTGCGTTTCACCGAAGGCTACGACATGGACGAGGTCGATGAGTACCTCGATAACGACGTCATGCCTCGCCTCCAGGAGCTCATCGACGAAAACGATCGTCTGACCAAGGACCTCGAACTGGCGAAGCAGCGCATCGCTGAACTCGAGTCCCGGATCGACGCTCCCGTGGGAGCTGAGGTTCGCCCCGAGTTCCGCCCTGTCGAGGAGCCGGCGGTCACCGCCGCTGTCGAAGAAACCCCGAAGGCTCCAGCTGCACGCGACGAGGCACCGGTACCCAGCGACACGACCTCCGCCATCGCTCAGATGGGCGCAGATGGCGCCGACCGGTCTGCCACCGGCATCATTGCCCTGGCTCAGCGTCTGCACGACGAGTACGTCAAGAACGGCGAGGACGAGCGCGATCGCCTCATTGCCGAGGCTCGGATCGAGCACCGTCGGATCATCGGCGAAGCGGAAGAGAAGTCTCGCGCCACGCTCGAGCAGCTTGAACAGCGCAAGATCGGGCTGGAGAAGAGCATCGAGCAGCTTCGCACCTTCGAGCGCGACTACCGCAACCGGCTGCGCAACTACCTCGAGAGCCAGCTGCGCGACCTCGAGACCAGCGAGACCCAGGACAAGCAGGCGACCTTCGGCCTGTGACCCAGAAATCGCCCGACGCGGCGGATTCCGAGCGCACCTCGTTCGGCGTCCGCCGCGTCGTATTACGTTGCATTCTTCCGGCAGTTATGGTCGCAGTGTTTGTGCTGCTGATCGACCAATGGACGAAGTCGTTAGCTCTGACCCACCTCGCTGAGCTCGAGCCCTATCCCGTCATACCCGGAATCTTGAACTTCACCCTGCTGTTTAATTCGGGGGCAGCGTGGAGCCTGGGTGCGAACGCCACCCCCGTGGTCACACTCGTGCAGGTGCTCATTTCGTTGATCGCGGTGTGGTTCTTAATCGCCAAAGTGCGTTCCACCGGGTGGGCCATTGCACTGGGTCTGCTTCTGGGCGGTGCCTGCGGCAACCTTTACGACCGCCTTTTGCGTCCTCCAGGTTTTGGTCGAGGGCACGTCGTGGACTTCCTGCAACTGCCTCACTGGCCGGTCTTTAATGTCGCCGACATGTCTGTTGTGTTCGCCGCCATCTCGATTGTTGTGTTCAGCCTGATCGGGATAGGCCCGTCTAACCCCCACCGCCACAGCCCGTCGCCGCAGGCGGAGGAGTCACCGCATGACTGATTCGCGAATGTTGTATGTCCCCGATGGGCTGGCTGGGGAGAGAGTGGATGTGGGACTCTCGCGCCTTCTGGGCATGTCGCGCTCACGGGTTGCTGACATGGTGGAACAGGGCGATGTTCTGCTTGATGGAAAGTGTCCCGCCAGATCAGAACGCCTCACCGCCGGGGCACTGCTAGCCGTCGAAATCCCTGCGGAGCGCCCCGGCCCCATGGTGCGGGCCGAAGTGGTTGAAGGGATGGGAATCGTCCACGAAGACGACGACATCGTGGTGGTGGATAAACCCGTTGGAGTGGCAGCGCACCCCAGCGTCGGTTGGACCGGCCCCACCGTGCTTGGGCATCTGGCCGCAATCGGTGTGGGTGTGGCCACCTCGGGAGCCAGTGAGCGTCAGGGCATCGTGCAACGCCTGGACGTGGGCACCAGCGGCCTGATGGTTGTCGCGAAATCAGAAATCGCGTACTCGGTGCTGAAGGATGCCTTCCGCAAACGAACCGTCTCCAAGACGTACCACGCCGTATGCCAAGGCCATCCTGACCCGCTCTCAGGCACGATCGACGCCCCGATAGGCCGCAGCCCCAACCATGACTACAAATACGCTGTCATGCGCAATGGAAAGCCGTCTATCACGCATTACGAAGTGCTGGAAATGTTTCGCGCTGCGTCATTGCTTGAGATACATCTTGAGACGGGTCGAACCCACCAGATTCGGGTCCACATGTCGGCTATGCGTCATCCGCTGGTCGGTGACCCTCTGTACGGAAGTGATCCGACACTGGCCGACCGTCTGGGATTGATCCGGCAATGGTTGCATGCAAAGGACCTGTCTTTTGAACACCCCACCTCGCGCCGGATGGTGACCTACACCTCGGCGTATCCGGAGGATCTGCGCATCGCTTTGGAGAAGCTGCGCGCTGTTTAGTGAGAAGCCGGGCTGTTTGGGGAGAAACTGCACTGTCTAGTGAGAAACTGTGCAGCCTGGCGGAAAACTGCGCGGTGCTTAAGTGCCCAGCCGATCACCGGCGCCGGATGTCAACTCGCGCCGATGGCTTCCAGGTCAGGCCGACGGGACCCAGGCGTGATTGGTGCGACCCTCCCGCCGTGCCCGCGAGAGATTCAAGCTCGCTAGGCTGTACCGCATGGCCGCCGCATCAGACTTTGTCCATCTGCATGTCCACACCGACTACTCGCTCCTGGATGGAGCCGCCAAGATCGACAAGCTCATCGCGGAAGCGTCCAAGCAGGGTCAACGCTCGATAGCGATCACCGACCACGGATATGTCTTTGGCGCCTACGAGTTCTACAACACGGCCAAAGCGGCGGGCATTAAACCAATTATCGGCGTGGAAGCCTATGTGACCCCGGGTACTTCTCGGCACGACCGTACGCGCGTGCAGTGGGGAACCAAAGAACAGCAAGCGGCGGGCGATGACGTCTCTGCGCGGGGTGCCTACACCCACCTCACCCTGCTGTCGCGCACCACCGAAGGCATGCACAATCTGTTCCGGCTCGCATCGGCGGCATCCCTCGACGGACAGATGGGCAAGTGGCCCCGGATGGACCGGGAAATCCTCGCGAAATTTGCCCCGGGGCTGATCGCCTCCACGGGCTGCCCCTCGGGGGAGGTGCAGACTCGTCTACGTCTGGGGCAGTGGGATGAGGCGGTCAAAGCCGCGGCTGACTACCAGGACATATTCGGTAAGGAAAACTACTTCGTTGAGCTGATGGATCACGGCCTAGAGATCGAAACTCGGGTTACCAAACAGCTGCTGGAACTATCCAAGACCATCGGCGCACCCCTTATCGCGACCAACGACCTTCACTACGTGACCGAGGGCGACGCACCAATCCAGGACGCCATGCTGTGCATCAACTCCGGCTCGACCTTCGATGCTCCGGGGCGGTTTAAGTTCGACGGGTCTGGCTACTACCTGAAGTCCGCACAGGAAATGCGGACCCTGTTCAAAGAACTGCCGGAGGCTTGCGACAACACGCTGAAAGTCGCCGAAATGTGCGACGTGCACTTCACAACCACCTCTGACGGTGCGAACTTTATGCCGGTGTTTCCCTGTCCACCCGGGGAAGACGAGCATTCCTGGTTTATTAAAGAGGTGCAGCGGGGCCTCGAATATAGATTCCCGCAGGGCATCCCGGATGAGGTGCAAGAACGGGCGAATTTCGAGGTGTCCGTGATTACCCAGATGGGCTTTCCCGGATACTTCCTGGTGGTGGCGGACTTCATTAACTGGGCGAAGGACCACGACATTCGCGTGGGCCCCGGTCGCGGATCTGGGGCAGGGTCCATGGTCGCCTATGCCATGCGTATTACCGACTTGAACCCGATCGACCACGGGTTGCTGTTCGAGAGGTTCCTGAATCCCGACCGTATTTCCATGCCGGACTTCGACGTTGACTTCGACGATCGTCGTCGCGGTGAGGTGCTGGAATACGTGACGAAGAAGTACGGAGATGACCGGGTCGCCCAGCTCATTACGTACGGCGTCATGAAAACGAAGAACTCGTTGAAAGATGCGGCCCGAGTGCTGGGGTACCCGTATGCGTTGGGCGATAAAATCACTAAGGCGCTGCCGCCGTCGGTCATGGGCAAAGACATTCCGATCAACGGGATTTTTGACACCGCTCATAAGCGCTACGCGGAGGCCGAGGAATTTCGCAAACTGCACGCCGAGGATCCGGATGTCCAGAAGGTTGTGGAGATTGCCAAAGGGGTTGAGGGGCTGACTCGAGGATGGGGCGTGCACGCCTGTGGTGTGATCATGTCCAGTGTTCCGCTGACGGATGTTATTCCGATTATGCGGCGTCCCTCGGACGGTCAGATCATCACCCAGTTTGAATACTCGACCTGCGAAACCCTCGGTCTGCTGAAAATGGACTTCCTGGGGCTTCGTAACCTGACCGTCATTTCCGATGCCCTGGAGAATATTCAAACCAACGGGAAAACCCCGCCGGACTTAGAGACTCTCGGCACCGACGATCCGGCATCTTACGAACTGCTTTCACGCGGGGACACCTTGGGTGTGTTCCAGCTGGACGGTAGCGGAATGCGGACGCTGCTGCGGCAGATGAAGCCAGACAACTTCGAGGACATCTCGGCTGTCAGCGCTCTGTATCGTCCTGGTCCGATGGGCGCGAACTCTCACACTAACTATGCGCTGCGCAAGAACGGCTTGCAGGAGATCACCCCGATTCACCCCGAGCTGGAAGAGCCGCTGGCAGAGATTCTTGGCACCACCTACGGGTTGATTGTGTACCAAGAGCAGGTAATGCAGATTGCGCAGAAGGTGGCGGGATTCAGCCTCGGACAGGCAGATATTCTTCGCCGCGCGATGGGCAAGAAGAAAAAGGCGGAACTGGATAAGCAGTTCGCTGGGTTCCGGCAGGGAATGCTCGACAACGGGTTCTCCGATGCGTGCGTGAATACGCTGTGGGAGATCCTGGTTCCGTTCTCTGACTATGCGTTCAATAAGTCGCACTCTGCCGCGTACGGCCTGGTGTCCTACTGGACCGCATACCTGAAGGCAAACTTCCCGACCGAATACATGGCGGCCCTGCTCACGTCGACCCAGGAAAATCGCGACCGGTTGGGACTGTACCTCGGTGAGTGCCGCCATCTTGGGATTACCGTGCTGCCTCCGGATGTCAATGAGTCCGGCATGCACTTTTCCGCGGTGGGGGCGGATATTCGCTTTGGTCTATCGGCTATTCGTAACGTGGGCGCCAACGTGGTCGACGCGATTATCCAGGCTCGGGAAGAGAAAGGAGCGTTCACCTCGTTTAGGGACTTCTTGAAGAAAGTTCCACTGGTGGTGTGCAATAAACGCACCGTCGAGTCCCTCATTAAGGGCGGGGCTTTCGACTCTCTGGGGGAAAACCGCCGCACGCTCACGCTGCACCATGAAATGGCTGTGGATGAGTACGTGGGCGTGAAGAAGATGGAGAGCCACGGTCAGTTTGATCTGTTCGGCGGAGCCTTGGATGCCGGAACCGATGCCAGTTCCGAGTTGGAAGATCGTC
Coding sequences within it:
- a CDS encoding YggT family protein, whose translation is MQLIVGIAYLAVLLYMIALITRLVLEWIQAYARDFRPRGLVLILFEVVYTVTDPPVSLARRLIPPLRFGGIALDLGLFIVLILCSVILSILGALVS
- a CDS encoding DivIVA domain-containing protein; amino-acid sequence: MALMPEDLLNKRFTPVRFTEGYDMDEVDEYLDNDVMPRLQELIDENDRLTKDLELAKQRIAELESRIDAPVGAEVRPEFRPVEEPAVTAAVEETPKAPAARDEAPVPSDTTSAIAQMGADGADRSATGIIALAQRLHDEYVKNGEDERDRLIAEARIEHRRIIGEAEEKSRATLEQLEQRKIGLEKSIEQLRTFERDYRNRLRNYLESQLRDLETSETQDKQATFGL
- the pgeF gene encoding peptidoglycan editing factor PgeF, with product MAEVSRGIRPAHLGHAPGDPTRSFFTTRYGGVSCTPFDSANLAFHVGDQPDQVKVNRDRLRMFCQKPVLFVDQVHSADVYTVPEDINLPDLLARPPVHADAIVTQRRDIAIAVMVADCVPVIMRDDVNGVIGVAHAGRPGLLAGVLQACVAAMQAYGADPVAMVAAVGPSVCGRCYEVPADMREMACQILPECWAETSWNTPALDLRAGARSVLRSLGLSAESIDMAHPCTMEDDRFFSYRRDGRTGRFAGVAVR
- a CDS encoding RluA family pseudouridine synthase, with the protein product MTDSRMLYVPDGLAGERVDVGLSRLLGMSRSRVADMVEQGDVLLDGKCPARSERLTAGALLAVEIPAERPGPMVRAEVVEGMGIVHEDDDIVVVDKPVGVAAHPSVGWTGPTVLGHLAAIGVGVATSGASERQGIVQRLDVGTSGLMVVAKSEIAYSVLKDAFRKRTVSKTYHAVCQGHPDPLSGTIDAPIGRSPNHDYKYAVMRNGKPSITHYEVLEMFRAASLLEIHLETGRTHQIRVHMSAMRHPLVGDPLYGSDPTLADRLGLIRQWLHAKDLSFEHPTSRRMVTYTSAYPEDLRIALEKLRAV
- the dnaE gene encoding DNA polymerase III subunit alpha; the encoded protein is MAAASDFVHLHVHTDYSLLDGAAKIDKLIAEASKQGQRSIAITDHGYVFGAYEFYNTAKAAGIKPIIGVEAYVTPGTSRHDRTRVQWGTKEQQAAGDDVSARGAYTHLTLLSRTTEGMHNLFRLASAASLDGQMGKWPRMDREILAKFAPGLIASTGCPSGEVQTRLRLGQWDEAVKAAADYQDIFGKENYFVELMDHGLEIETRVTKQLLELSKTIGAPLIATNDLHYVTEGDAPIQDAMLCINSGSTFDAPGRFKFDGSGYYLKSAQEMRTLFKELPEACDNTLKVAEMCDVHFTTTSDGANFMPVFPCPPGEDEHSWFIKEVQRGLEYRFPQGIPDEVQERANFEVSVITQMGFPGYFLVVADFINWAKDHDIRVGPGRGSGAGSMVAYAMRITDLNPIDHGLLFERFLNPDRISMPDFDVDFDDRRRGEVLEYVTKKYGDDRVAQLITYGVMKTKNSLKDAARVLGYPYALGDKITKALPPSVMGKDIPINGIFDTAHKRYAEAEEFRKLHAEDPDVQKVVEIAKGVEGLTRGWGVHACGVIMSSVPLTDVIPIMRRPSDGQIITQFEYSTCETLGLLKMDFLGLRNLTVISDALENIQTNGKTPPDLETLGTDDPASYELLSRGDTLGVFQLDGSGMRTLLRQMKPDNFEDISAVSALYRPGPMGANSHTNYALRKNGLQEITPIHPELEEPLAEILGTTYGLIVYQEQVMQIAQKVAGFSLGQADILRRAMGKKKKAELDKQFAGFRQGMLDNGFSDACVNTLWEILVPFSDYAFNKSHSAAYGLVSYWTAYLKANFPTEYMAALLTSTQENRDRLGLYLGECRHLGITVLPPDVNESGMHFSAVGADIRFGLSAIRNVGANVVDAIIQAREEKGAFTSFRDFLKKVPLVVCNKRTVESLIKGGAFDSLGENRRTLTLHHEMAVDEYVGVKKMESHGQFDLFGGALDAGTDASSELEDRPYPEVPEWDRKEKLAFERTMLGLYVSDHPLSGLEHVIAQNSSCSISKLSDPEAVSDGAMVTIAGLITGLQRKTTKTGNMWAIATVEDLEGTVDCLLFPSTYQTVATELAEDLIVSMKGRIDLSKGMAEMRVMEMTIPEITGGSEGPVVITVPAMRCTEKLADELRNILSVHPGMSEVRMKLTEPGRTTVMQLDNRLSVQPSAALYASLKALLGPACLG
- the lspA gene encoding signal peptidase II, which encodes MTQKSPDAADSERTSFGVRRVVLRCILPAVMVAVFVLLIDQWTKSLALTHLAELEPYPVIPGILNFTLLFNSGAAWSLGANATPVVTLVQVLISLIAVWFLIAKVRSTGWAIALGLLLGGACGNLYDRLLRPPGFGRGHVVDFLQLPHWPVFNVADMSVVFAAISIVVFSLIGIGPSNPHRHSPSPQAEESPHD
- a CDS encoding cell division protein SepF, whose protein sequence is MAGALRKTMVYLGLAEDDDRYYEQPQTSEPHAVSPRAQEVRHDQEEREAHVTPIRNRQNIAPVQMASIHDTAMQRITTIHPRSYNDAKAIGESFRDGVPVIMNLSDMDDADAKRMVDFSAGLVFGLRGAIERVTNKVFLLSPEHVQIEGDGSGEESSFYNQS